A window of the Chlamydia sp. genome harbors these coding sequences:
- a CDS encoding SpoIIE family protein phosphatase, with amino-acid sequence MISFTRTIGFRLWLICVAAIMFPLGINIFQLNLQQYKKTLASTTSDLRENALFKAHTLQQIIPLNVDILSLFSEIFDLDRGVPSEPDITLSREMEKIFRSTYKEISLVKKEPDGNFIVVASSQPQQLGKNYNQEIFLSDSQPFLATLRHSGTNSQVLSVLQINIFDISSQEVLGVLYTLSDTEYLLEGVLAAKDPLSIKTAILSKNGIILQATDASLKLVSIHKKVSKEQFCDVFLREDLCPPHLLLKPSLNLSPLPYGEGFVSFYIKNKEMWGYIHTLPDTDFRILTYEEKSLIFTSLWRRALLYFAYFCCVLLGSITAFLVAKRLSKPIRKLATAMIETRRNHHHPYEPDSLGFEINRLGEIFNSMVQNLSKQQSLAEKNYEMKQHAQNILRLGEEAQQRLLPNQLPHYLTTEIAKAYIPAITVGGDFFDVFVIGEGEQAKLFLIVADASGKGVNACAYSLFLKNMLRTFLSELSSIQEAVQQTSSLFFKQTATSGMFVTLCIYCYCYATRQLEYYSCGHNPACLRAPNGEVSFLTHPGMALGFLPDVPSHPVYTLSLEEESLLVLYTDGVTEASNKYGEMFGEERLKSLIASLPQQSAEEAIQSIVRSIKSFVKDYQQHDDITLLILKITKSAPLRESL; translated from the coding sequence ATGATCTCTTTCACACGAACTATAGGATTTCGTCTGTGGCTCATCTGCGTAGCCGCTATCATGTTTCCATTAGGCATCAACATTTTCCAACTAAATCTCCAGCAGTACAAAAAAACACTGGCCTCTACGACCTCAGATTTGCGCGAAAATGCTCTATTTAAAGCTCATACACTACAACAAATTATTCCTCTAAATGTAGATATTTTATCTCTTTTTTCCGAGATTTTCGATTTAGATCGGGGAGTTCCTTCTGAACCCGACATTACTCTCAGCAGGGAAATGGAGAAAATTTTTCGCTCTACTTACAAAGAGATCTCTCTTGTAAAAAAAGAGCCTGATGGAAATTTCATTGTTGTGGCCTCTAGTCAACCTCAACAACTTGGGAAAAACTATAATCAAGAAATTTTTCTGTCTGATTCGCAACCTTTTTTAGCTACCTTAAGACATTCTGGAACCAATTCTCAAGTCTTGTCTGTCTTACAAATCAATATTTTCGATATTAGTTCCCAAGAAGTATTGGGTGTTCTCTATACTCTTTCAGATACGGAATACTTACTAGAAGGAGTATTAGCTGCAAAAGATCCTCTTTCTATCAAAACAGCTATCCTTTCTAAAAACGGTATTATTCTCCAAGCAACGGATGCTTCATTGAAGCTAGTATCGATACACAAAAAGGTCTCTAAAGAACAATTCTGTGATGTGTTTCTCCGAGAAGACCTCTGCCCTCCTCATCTTTTATTAAAACCTTCCTTAAATCTCTCTCCTTTACCTTACGGTGAAGGTTTTGTCTCTTTCTACATCAAGAACAAAGAAATGTGGGGCTATATCCATACTCTACCAGACACAGATTTTCGCATCTTAACGTATGAAGAAAAATCCCTGATTTTTACTTCTTTATGGCGTCGGGCTTTATTGTATTTTGCATATTTTTGTTGTGTACTTTTAGGAAGCATTACGGCCTTTTTAGTGGCAAAACGGTTATCTAAACCCATCCGAAAATTAGCCACAGCTATGATCGAGACTCGTCGTAATCATCATCATCCTTATGAACCAGATTCTCTAGGTTTTGAAATAAATCGCCTGGGAGAAATTTTTAATTCGATGGTGCAAAACCTCTCTAAGCAGCAATCTTTAGCTGAAAAAAATTATGAGATGAAACAACACGCACAAAATATCTTACGCTTAGGAGAAGAGGCTCAGCAACGCTTACTGCCTAACCAACTTCCTCATTACCTAACAACAGAAATAGCAAAAGCCTACATTCCAGCTATCACTGTAGGAGGAGATTTCTTTGATGTCTTTGTTATTGGAGAAGGAGAACAAGCGAAACTATTCTTGATAGTTGCTGACGCGTCTGGAAAAGGCGTTAATGCCTGCGCCTATTCTCTTTTCCTTAAAAATATGCTCCGTACTTTCTTAAGCGAACTCTCTTCTATTCAAGAAGCTGTTCAACAAACATCCTCATTATTCTTCAAACAAACTGCAACCTCTGGAATGTTTGTTACGCTATGTATCTATTGTTATTGTTACGCAACACGACAACTAGAATATTATTCATGCGGACATAATCCTGCGTGTTTAAGAGCTCCCAACGGAGAGGTCTCTTTTCTTACCCATCCAGGTATGGCATTAGGATTCTTACCGGATGTCCCTTCTCATCCCGTTTACACTCTCTCTCTTGAAGAAGAATCTCTCCTTGTCCTTTATACAGATGGTGTTACCGAAGCAAGTAACAAATATGGAGAAATGTTTGGAGAGGAACGCTTAAAATCATTGATTGCTTCTCTTCCTCAACAAAGTGCTGAAGAAGCCATACAATCTATCGTACGATCGATTAAATCTTTTGTGAAAGATTACCAACAACATGATGATATTACGCTACTTATTTTAAAAATTACTAAGAGCGCTCCTCTTCGCGAATCCTTATAG
- the eno gene encoding phosphopyruvate hydratase, protein MFDVVISDIEAREILDSRGYPTLCVKVITNTGIFGEASVPSGASTGMKEALELRDQDPKRYQGKGVLQAISNVKNVLLPALQGFSIFDQMTADAIMIDADGTSNKEKLGANAILGVSLALAKAAANTLERPLYRYLGGSFSHVLPCPMMNLINGGMHATNGLQFQEFMIRPISAPSLTEAVRMGAEVFHTLKKILQNRQLATGVGDEGGFAPQLSSNSEALDLLLKAIEQAGFIPGEDISLALDCAASSFYNTQDKTYDGKSSADQVAILAELCDRYPIDSIEDGLAEEDFEGWKLLSETLGDRIQLVGDDLFVTNSVLITEGIAQGLANAVLIKPNQIGTLTETAEAIRLATSQGYATILSHRSGETEDTTIADLAVAFNTGQIKTGSLSRSERIAKYNRLIAIEEEIGAEGVFQDSNPFSKI, encoded by the coding sequence ATGTTTGATGTCGTCATCTCTGATATAGAAGCTAGAGAAATTTTAGACTCTCGAGGATATCCTACATTATGCGTTAAAGTAATCACTAATACTGGGATTTTTGGAGAGGCTAGCGTCCCTTCTGGAGCATCTACAGGAATGAAAGAAGCTTTAGAGCTTCGCGATCAAGATCCTAAACGTTATCAAGGGAAAGGAGTTTTACAAGCTATTTCTAATGTCAAAAACGTTCTCTTACCTGCCTTACAAGGATTCAGTATATTTGATCAGATGACAGCGGATGCTATCATGATCGATGCTGACGGTACTTCTAATAAGGAAAAATTAGGAGCTAATGCCATCCTTGGCGTCTCTTTAGCATTAGCAAAAGCCGCTGCTAATACTTTAGAAAGACCTCTTTATCGATACTTAGGAGGATCCTTCTCTCACGTCCTCCCATGCCCTATGATGAACCTAATTAATGGTGGCATGCATGCAACCAATGGACTCCAATTTCAAGAGTTTATGATTCGTCCTATCAGTGCACCTTCTCTCACAGAAGCTGTAAGAATGGGTGCAGAAGTCTTTCATACTTTGAAAAAAATTTTACAAAATCGCCAATTAGCGACTGGTGTTGGTGATGAAGGAGGCTTTGCTCCCCAATTATCCTCAAATTCTGAAGCTCTTGATCTCCTATTAAAAGCAATCGAACAAGCAGGATTTATTCCGGGTGAAGATATCTCACTCGCTCTCGATTGCGCAGCTTCATCTTTCTATAATACTCAAGATAAAACATATGATGGAAAATCTTCCGCAGATCAAGTAGCAATACTCGCTGAGTTATGCGATCGCTATCCTATAGATTCTATTGAAGATGGCCTCGCCGAAGAAGATTTCGAAGGTTGGAAACTTTTGTCTGAAACCTTAGGAGATCGTATCCAACTAGTTGGAGATGACTTGTTTGTAACCAATTCTGTTTTGATTACTGAAGGGATTGCTCAAGGATTAGCTAATGCTGTCCTTATTAAACCAAACCAAATAGGAACTCTTACGGAGACAGCTGAAGCGATCCGTTTAGCAACTTCACAAGGATACGCCACAATCCTCTCTCATAGATCAGGAGAAACAGAAGACACCACAATAGCCGATCTTGCTGTAGCCTTTAATACGGGACAAATCAAAACGGGATCTCTTTCTCGTTCAGAGCGCATAGCTAAGTATAATCGTCTGATTGCTATCGAAGAAGAAATCGGTGCTGAAGGAGTATTCCAAGACTCTAATCCTTTTTCTAAAATATAG
- the uvrB gene encoding excinuclease ABC subunit UvrB, with amino-acid sequence MSFVLQAPFSPCGDQPEAIRKLSEGVLHGIPSQVLLGTTGSGKTFTMANVIANINVPTLVLAHNKTLAAQLYQEFKAFFPKNAVEYFISYYDYYQPEAYIARSDTYIEKSLLINDEIDKLRLSATRSILERRDTLIVSSISCIYGIGSPDNYSSMALTLKVGEEYPRSQLSSQLVRMHYQASSTPQRSAFRERGSVIDIFPAYESDLAIRLEFTNDTLVSVEYTDPLTMIPSHTTSSVTLYPGSHYVTPEAVREQAIRTIREELEQRMLFFEGRPIEQERLFQRTTHDIEMIREIGFCKGIENYSRHFTGSAPGEPPTCLLDYFPEDFLLIIDESHQTLPQLRAMYRGDQSRKQSLVEYGFRLPSAFDNRPLTYEEARRYFHRVIYVSATPGDLEIRESQGHIVEQIIRPTGIPDPLPEIRPATGQIDDLLEEIRLRLHKDKEKILVISVTKKLAEDIAAFLAELGIAAAYLHSGIETAERTQILTDLRLGAIDVLIGVNLLREGIDLPEVSLVAILDADKEGFLRSSASLIQFCGRAARNIHGKVIFYADRITPSMDHMLKETERRRQIQLDYNKKNNITPKPIIKPILANPITKEGSQEQPLLNQFSPEELETSIKKYEEAMYKAAEAFQFDEAAKYRDLMNAAKKQLLFHEGEEHPSH; translated from the coding sequence ATGTCGTTTGTATTACAAGCTCCCTTCTCTCCTTGCGGAGATCAACCGGAAGCGATTCGTAAGCTCTCCGAAGGCGTTTTACATGGCATCCCTTCACAGGTTCTTCTGGGAACAACTGGCTCGGGGAAAACATTCACCATGGCGAATGTTATTGCAAATATCAATGTCCCCACGTTAGTACTTGCTCATAATAAGACTCTTGCTGCACAACTTTATCAAGAATTTAAAGCATTTTTCCCTAAAAATGCAGTCGAATACTTTATCTCCTATTACGACTATTATCAGCCCGAAGCCTATATAGCTCGGAGCGATACCTATATTGAAAAAAGCCTTCTTATCAATGATGAGATTGACAAACTTCGCCTGTCGGCTACACGCTCAATCCTAGAACGTCGGGACACTCTCATCGTTTCTTCTATCTCATGTATTTATGGTATTGGATCTCCAGATAACTATTCCTCTATGGCTCTCACGTTAAAAGTCGGGGAAGAATACCCACGCTCCCAGCTTTCTTCCCAACTCGTACGCATGCACTACCAAGCTTCGTCTACCCCCCAGCGAAGTGCTTTTCGTGAACGCGGTAGCGTTATAGATATTTTCCCTGCTTATGAAAGCGACCTTGCTATACGCCTAGAGTTCACCAATGATACGCTTGTTTCTGTGGAATACACAGATCCTTTAACTATGATCCCTTCTCATACCACTTCTTCTGTGACCCTTTACCCAGGTTCTCACTACGTCACTCCTGAAGCTGTTCGGGAACAAGCTATTCGCACAATCCGAGAAGAACTTGAACAACGTATGCTTTTTTTTGAAGGACGTCCTATAGAACAAGAGCGACTCTTTCAACGCACTACACATGATATAGAAATGATCAGAGAAATCGGATTCTGTAAAGGTATAGAAAATTACTCACGGCACTTCACAGGATCTGCTCCTGGAGAACCCCCAACCTGTCTCCTTGACTATTTCCCTGAGGATTTTCTTTTAATCATTGATGAATCCCATCAGACTCTTCCACAGTTGCGAGCTATGTACCGAGGAGACCAGTCTCGTAAACAATCTCTTGTTGAATATGGATTTCGTCTCCCCTCAGCTTTCGATAATAGACCTCTTACCTATGAAGAAGCCCGTCGATATTTTCACCGTGTAATTTATGTATCTGCAACCCCAGGCGACCTAGAAATCCGAGAAAGCCAAGGACACATTGTTGAACAGATCATCCGCCCAACAGGAATTCCTGATCCGCTACCAGAAATTCGCCCGGCTACAGGACAAATTGATGACCTTTTAGAAGAAATTCGTCTGAGACTCCATAAGGATAAAGAAAAAATCCTCGTCATTTCTGTAACCAAAAAATTGGCTGAAGACATTGCTGCTTTCCTAGCAGAACTCGGAATCGCTGCGGCCTATCTCCACTCAGGCATCGAAACAGCAGAAAGAACGCAAATTCTTACTGATTTACGATTGGGCGCCATCGATGTCCTCATTGGAGTAAACCTTTTACGAGAAGGGATTGATTTGCCTGAAGTTTCTTTAGTAGCCATTTTAGATGCTGATAAAGAAGGATTTTTACGTAGCAGCGCCTCTCTGATTCAGTTTTGTGGGAGAGCTGCACGGAATATTCACGGAAAGGTCATTTTCTATGCCGACCGAATCACTCCCTCCATGGATCATATGCTCAAAGAAACGGAGCGTCGTAGACAAATACAGTTAGACTACAACAAAAAAAATAATATTACTCCTAAACCTATTATTAAACCAATACTCGCAAACCCTATTACCAAAGAAGGCTCGCAAGAACAACCCTTACTAAATCAATTTTCCCCTGAAGAGCTTGAAACTTCGATAAAAAAATACGAGGAAGCAATGTACAAAGCCGCAGAAGCTTTTCAGTTTGATGAAGCTGCGAAATATCGCGATCTCATGAATGCTGCAAAAAAACAGCTTCTTTTTCATGAAGGCGAAGAACACCCTTCACATTGA
- the trpS gene encoding tryptophan--tRNA ligase produces the protein MNKKRVLTGDRPTGKLHLGHWIGSIVNRLQLQNDPLYECFFIIADLHTLTTKTRKEEVLHVDNHIYDVLADWLSVGINPDQSAIYLQSAIPEIYELNLIFSMLTPLNHIMGIPSIKEMARNASLNEESLSHGLVGYPVLQSADILLAKAQLVPVGKDNEAHVELTRDIAKTFNRLYGPVFSEPDILQGELTSLVGTNGQGKMSKSANNAIYLSDDAKTVQEKIRKMYTDPNRVHATTPGRVEGNPLFIYHDLFNPHKEEVEEFKARYRQGCIKDVEIKARLAEEINLFLNPFREKRSELVAQPKLLEEALQKGTEKMRLVAKETMEEVHHCLGLSHKWRSILASSK, from the coding sequence ATGAATAAAAAACGAGTTCTTACTGGAGATCGTCCTACTGGGAAACTCCATTTGGGACATTGGATTGGATCTATAGTTAATCGTCTCCAATTACAAAACGATCCTCTCTACGAATGTTTCTTCATTATCGCAGATCTTCATACGCTAACAACCAAAACGCGAAAAGAAGAAGTTCTTCATGTCGATAATCATATTTATGATGTCCTTGCTGATTGGCTCAGCGTAGGTATCAATCCTGATCAATCAGCGATCTACTTACAATCAGCAATACCTGAGATTTATGAATTGAATCTAATTTTTTCTATGCTGACCCCACTGAATCACATCATGGGTATTCCAAGTATTAAAGAAATGGCTCGCAACGCTTCTTTAAACGAGGAAAGTTTATCACATGGGCTTGTAGGCTACCCTGTATTGCAAAGCGCAGATATTTTGCTCGCTAAAGCTCAGCTTGTTCCTGTAGGGAAAGATAACGAGGCCCATGTAGAATTGACACGAGACATAGCAAAAACTTTCAATCGACTCTATGGGCCAGTATTTTCGGAACCCGATATCTTACAAGGAGAATTGACCTCTCTGGTAGGAACGAACGGACAAGGGAAAATGAGCAAATCGGCGAATAACGCCATTTATCTCTCGGATGATGCGAAGACTGTACAGGAAAAAATACGGAAGATGTACACAGATCCTAACCGAGTTCATGCAACAACTCCAGGAAGAGTGGAGGGGAACCCTTTATTTATTTATCATGACCTTTTTAATCCTCATAAAGAAGAAGTCGAGGAATTTAAGGCCCGTTATCGTCAGGGGTGCATTAAGGACGTGGAAATCAAAGCTCGCTTAGCAGAAGAAATTAACCTCTTCTTGAATCCTTTTCGAGAAAAACGTAGCGAGCTTGTTGCTCAACCTAAGCTTCTTGAAGAAGCCTTACAAAAGGGTACAGAAAAGATGCGGTTAGTGGCTAAAGAGACAATGGAAGAAGTCCATCATTGTTTAGGATTAAGTCACAAATGGCGGTCTATTCTAGCCTCCTCTAAATAA
- a CDS encoding CT584/Cpn0803 family type III secretion system protein, with the protein MTTKPKPLEIDNNTFLLLEGNLKRIFATPIGYTTFREFQNVVFNCAQGQQELANFLFEMLINGKLLQELPAGQKQSAQSLIVQFMMLIRVAKDIHERGEFINFITSDMLAQQERCVFLNRLSRVDGQEFLLMTDVQNTCHLIRHLLSRLLEAQKNPIGEKNLREIQEDIDSLRAHFEELTKSM; encoded by the coding sequence ATGACGACGAAACCAAAACCTCTAGAAATTGATAACAACACGTTCCTGCTATTGGAAGGAAATTTAAAAAGAATTTTTGCAACTCCCATTGGATATACGACCTTTAGAGAATTTCAGAACGTAGTGTTTAACTGTGCACAAGGACAGCAAGAACTCGCTAATTTCCTATTTGAAATGTTAATCAATGGAAAACTTTTACAAGAGTTGCCTGCAGGGCAGAAACAATCTGCTCAAAGTCTTATCGTACAATTCATGATGTTGATTCGTGTAGCTAAAGATATCCACGAACGAGGGGAATTTATTAACTTCATTACCTCAGATATGCTTGCTCAACAAGAACGTTGTGTATTCTTGAATCGCTTATCTCGGGTTGATGGTCAGGAATTCTTGCTCATGACCGATGTGCAAAATACCTGTCATCTCATTCGCCATTTACTATCACGTTTACTTGAGGCTCAAAAAAATCCTATTGGAGAAAAAAATCTCCGGGAAATTCAAGAAGATATAGATTCTCTACGCGCTCATTTTGAAGAATTGACGAAATCTATGTAA
- a CDS encoding pGP6-D family virulence protein — translation MGNIKTLLENRFKKPAPDKMESLAKKRLEGELSPFLNGFTNPKLSSQEEAQFRQLLEDYSFSKEVANSDVHQLCYLSAQVKQIHHQAVLLHGERIKKVRELLKPYREGAFSAWLMLTYGNRQTPYNFLVYYELFSVLPDTLKLLLEKMPRQAAYTLASREGSQEKKEAIIRNYQGEPKAELLEMIRKEFPLLPTDRRQSSLVQQAASFFAKGTKLLQQCTDLSEAELFILEKLIKKFQKVTTNLLSHTKVSRNDDETKTSRN, via the coding sequence ATGGGAAACATTAAAACCCTTTTAGAAAATCGCTTTAAAAAACCCGCTCCCGATAAAATGGAGTCTCTCGCTAAAAAGCGATTAGAGGGAGAACTCTCTCCTTTCCTGAATGGGTTTACAAATCCTAAACTTTCCTCTCAAGAAGAAGCTCAATTCCGACAACTATTAGAAGATTATTCTTTTTCCAAAGAAGTTGCGAATAGTGATGTGCACCAATTGTGTTATTTATCTGCACAAGTCAAACAGATTCACCACCAAGCAGTATTACTCCATGGCGAACGCATCAAAAAAGTCCGTGAATTATTAAAACCTTATCGAGAGGGAGCTTTCTCCGCATGGTTAATGCTAACTTACGGAAATCGACAAACTCCCTACAATTTCCTTGTTTATTATGAGCTTTTCTCTGTTCTTCCTGATACCTTGAAACTCTTATTAGAAAAAATGCCTAGGCAGGCAGCCTATACCTTAGCTTCCCGAGAGGGCTCTCAAGAAAAAAAAGAAGCAATTATCCGTAATTACCAAGGAGAACCTAAGGCAGAACTCCTGGAAATGATCCGTAAAGAGTTTCCCCTACTGCCCACAGATCGACGCCAATCGTCTCTTGTTCAACAAGCTGCATCTTTTTTTGCAAAAGGAACCAAACTATTGCAGCAATGTACCGATCTTTCAGAAGCAGAACTCTTCATCTTGGAAAAATTGATTAAAAAGTTCCAAAAAGTTACAACTAACCTTCTTTCTCATACTAAGGTGTCCCGTAATGACGACGAAACCAAAACCTCTAGAAATTGA
- the thrS gene encoding threonine--tRNA ligase: MIQVTCNQEAFELPEGASAMDLANQMKHSHGLAGALINGQEKDLSTILTNGDTILFLSWDDPKGREIFLHTSAHILAQAVLRLWPSAQPTIGPVIDQGFYYDFANLSISEEDFPAIEAMAKRIAEENLSITRRVFADKEAALSYFPQNPFKTELIVELPEEAIISAYEQGEFLDLCRGPHLPSTAPVKAFKLLRTSAAYWKGDPSKESLVRIYGIAFPTAKELKEHLHQLEEARKRDHRVLGTKLDLFSQQPYSAGMPFFHPRGMVVWNALVNYWKRLHQLAGYQQIQTPQLMNKELWEISGHWENYKENMYTLKVDEEDYAIKPMNCPGCMLYYKTQLHSYREFPLRIAEIGHVHRHELSGALSGLMRVRTFHQDDAHVFLTPEQVEEETLNILSLVSELYGTFGLKYHLELSTRPEQGTIGSDELWELATEALKRALVKSETPFIISPGEGAFYGPKIDIHVKDAINRTWQCGTIQLDMFLPERFDLKYTNPQGEKRTPIMLHRALFGSIERFLGILIEHFKGRFPLWLSPEHVRIITVADRHEAYAQELAKHFNRLGIIISVDSSSESVSKKIRNAQNMQVNYMITIGDKELETRLLAVRTRDNRVLNDVSVENFTEAILEELHSLSLTPSL; encoded by the coding sequence ATGATCCAGGTAACTTGTAATCAAGAAGCTTTCGAATTACCAGAAGGCGCCTCGGCAATGGATCTTGCAAACCAGATGAAACATTCTCATGGTCTTGCAGGAGCTCTTATTAACGGTCAAGAAAAGGATCTTTCCACCATCTTAACGAATGGAGATACCATTCTCTTTTTATCTTGGGACGATCCTAAAGGACGTGAGATCTTTCTACATACTTCAGCACACATTCTAGCTCAAGCGGTCTTACGATTATGGCCTTCTGCACAGCCAACTATTGGGCCTGTTATTGACCAGGGGTTCTATTACGATTTTGCGAATCTTTCCATCAGTGAAGAAGACTTTCCTGCTATAGAAGCCATGGCTAAACGGATCGCAGAGGAAAACCTCTCGATTACACGTAGAGTATTCGCAGATAAGGAAGCGGCTCTTTCTTATTTTCCTCAAAATCCATTTAAGACAGAGCTAATTGTTGAGCTTCCCGAAGAAGCAATTATTTCTGCTTACGAGCAGGGAGAATTTTTAGACTTGTGTCGTGGTCCTCACCTTCCATCAACAGCACCTGTTAAAGCTTTTAAACTTCTACGTACTTCTGCTGCCTATTGGAAAGGAGATCCTTCTAAAGAGTCTCTTGTTCGAATATATGGAATCGCATTCCCTACAGCCAAAGAGCTGAAGGAACATCTTCACCAATTAGAAGAGGCTAGAAAACGCGATCACCGTGTGCTCGGGACTAAGTTAGATCTCTTCTCTCAACAACCTTATTCTGCTGGAATGCCCTTTTTCCATCCTAGAGGAATGGTCGTTTGGAATGCTTTGGTGAATTACTGGAAACGGCTCCATCAACTTGCTGGCTACCAACAAATCCAAACTCCTCAGCTTATGAACAAAGAGTTATGGGAAATTTCCGGCCACTGGGAAAACTACAAAGAAAACATGTATACCCTCAAGGTTGATGAAGAAGATTATGCCATTAAACCGATGAACTGCCCAGGATGCATGCTGTATTACAAAACACAACTGCATAGCTACCGAGAATTTCCTCTACGTATTGCAGAAATTGGTCATGTGCATAGACACGAACTCTCCGGAGCGCTGTCAGGTCTTATGCGAGTACGTACGTTCCATCAGGACGATGCCCATGTATTCTTAACTCCCGAACAGGTTGAAGAAGAAACTTTGAACATCCTTAGCTTAGTTTCTGAGTTATATGGGACTTTCGGATTGAAATATCACTTGGAATTGTCCACTCGGCCAGAACAAGGAACTATCGGAAGTGATGAACTTTGGGAGCTTGCTACGGAAGCATTGAAGCGTGCTCTGGTTAAATCAGAAACACCGTTTATTATCAGCCCAGGGGAAGGAGCCTTTTACGGACCTAAAATTGATATCCATGTAAAAGATGCTATTAACAGAACTTGGCAATGTGGAACTATTCAACTAGACATGTTCCTTCCAGAACGGTTCGATCTAAAATATACCAATCCTCAAGGAGAAAAAAGAACTCCAATTATGCTCCATCGAGCATTATTTGGCTCCATTGAGAGATTTTTAGGCATTTTAATCGAACATTTCAAAGGACGGTTCCCCTTGTGGCTGAGTCCAGAACATGTCCGGATTATCACTGTCGCAGATCGCCATGAAGCGTATGCCCAAGAATTGGCAAAACATTTCAACCGGCTTGGAATTATCATTTCCGTCGATTCATCGAGTGAATCTGTGAGCAAAAAAATTCGGAATGCTCAAAACATGCAGGTGAACTACATGATCACTATTGGTGATAAAGAATTAGAAACGCGTTTATTAGCAGTTCGTACACGAGATAATCGTGTATTGAACGACGTTTCTGTCGAGAATTTCACTGAAGCGATTCTCGAAGAGCTTCACTCTCTATCTTTAACACCTTCTTTATAA
- a CDS encoding S-adenosylmethionine/S-adenosylhomocysteine transporter encodes MAIFLIFFNAFIWSSSFALSKFAMEAAAPLFVTGSRMLLAGIVLFGILLVKRENLRLPRQAIMPIMLLSVVGFYLTNVLEFIGLQGLSSSKACFIYGFSPFTAAFCSYIQLREIVTWKKLGGLSLGLVSYLVYLFFGGGEADLSKWGWQLGLPELLLIAATCLSSYGWTLLRKLGRGCESLPITMINAYAMVVAGVLSLTHSRITEVWDPFPVEKPLLFVQAIGALVIFSNLICYNLFARLLRSFSSTFLSFCNLVMPLFASFFGWLLLGEHFPPGLLLAVGFMILGCRLIYHEEFRQGYVLTSERS; translated from the coding sequence ATGGCGATTTTCTTAATTTTTTTTAATGCTTTTATTTGGTCTTCTTCATTTGCCCTAAGTAAGTTTGCAATGGAGGCCGCAGCTCCCTTATTTGTTACGGGGAGTCGGATGTTGTTAGCAGGGATAGTTTTATTTGGGATTTTGCTAGTTAAACGAGAGAATCTACGTTTACCGCGTCAGGCGATCATGCCTATTATGTTACTATCTGTAGTCGGGTTTTATCTAACAAATGTTTTAGAATTTATAGGACTACAGGGACTTTCTTCATCCAAAGCTTGTTTTATTTATGGGTTTTCCCCTTTTACTGCAGCATTTTGTTCTTATATTCAACTCCGAGAAATCGTTACTTGGAAAAAGTTAGGGGGGCTGAGTTTAGGTCTAGTTAGTTATTTGGTGTATTTATTTTTCGGAGGTGGTGAGGCAGATTTGTCTAAATGGGGGTGGCAGTTAGGCCTTCCAGAACTCCTATTAATCGCCGCCACGTGTCTTTCTTCTTATGGTTGGACGTTGCTTCGGAAATTAGGACGAGGATGTGAGTCTTTACCTATTACGATGATTAATGCATACGCTATGGTTGTCGCCGGTGTGTTATCGTTAACTCACTCTAGGATTACTGAAGTTTGGGATCCTTTCCCTGTGGAAAAGCCTTTACTATTTGTGCAGGCAATAGGAGCTTTAGTGATCTTTTCAAATCTGATTTGCTATAACCTGTTTGCCAGACTATTGCGCTCCTTCTCTTCTACTTTCTTGTCATTTTGTAATTTAGTCATGCCGCTGTTCGCAAGTTTCTTTGGTTGGCTGCTTCTTGGAGAGCACTTTCCACCGGGTCTGTTACTTGCTGTAGGGTTTATGATATTAGGATGCCGGCTCATCTATCAT